The nucleotide sequence TAATCCGCGGGTTCGGGGTTCGAGTCCCTGGCGGCGCACAGTTCAGATCAGGCCCGGTGCAGTGCACCGGGCCTGTTCTTTTGCGCTGCCTGCGGGGCCGTGCGCGGCGCCCTGCGCAAGGGTGACCGCCCCTGGCGGAGGCGGATCGGTGGCGTGTTACCGTTCCTGCCGTTGCCGGCGAGCGCCGCTAGCTCAACTGGCAGAGCAGCGGACTCTTAATCCGCGGGTTCGGGGTTCGAGTCCCTGGCGGCGCACGGTTCGGTCAGGCCCGGTCCAGCACGGACCGGGCCTGACGTCTTTCCGGCCCGGCCTCCTTCCCACGCATGCCGCCCGGCGTCGCCTGAATCGGACACGGCACGTGAGTGGTCGCGAGGGGTCTGTCACCGCCTGGGGTGGTTGTCCGGTTCGGCGCACCGCGGCGGCGGAATGCCGGGTGGGTGGGGGTCGTTGTATCCCGGTGCGCGACCGAGGAGGGTGGCCCGTGGAGGCGGGTGCCCGTGGCCTGGAATGTTGGTGGGCCGGTGGTCGTTGTACATGGTCCCGGCGCGGTGAAGTGGCCCCCCGGCCTCGCGCGTCGGTGATCCCCCGGAGTGACTTTTTGAGCGCCTGACGGTGCTTGCGCACACCATTCAGCCGGCCCCCCGTCGGTGGGTGTGCGTCGACCCCCGAATGGAGCTACCCCCGTGAACACGATGCTGCGTAAGAGTGTGCTGGGTATTGCTGGTCTGGCTGTTGCCGGTGGTCTGGCTGCCGGTCCGCTGAACCACCACGAGGTGGGGCCGTCGGGTCTGTCGGAGGCTGCGGTGGTGCAGGCGGACAAGCCGGATGCGGGCAAGCTGATCCCGCACGGTGTGCAGGGCGCGCAGTCGCGGATCGACCTGAGCGACGAGCAGGTCGGCAACGCGAAGGCGATCATCGCGGCGACGAAGAAGGCCGGTCTGCCGGAGCGGGCGGCGGTCATCTCGATCGCCACGAGCCTGCAGGAGTCGAAGCTGGAGAACCTGGGCCACCTCGGCGACGCCAACGACCACGACTCGCTGGGCCTGTTCCAGCAGCGCCCGTCCAGTGGTTGGGGTTCGCCGGAGCAGATCACCGATCCGGAGTACTCGACGCTGGCGTTCCTCAAGGGTCTGAAGCAGGTCGACGGGTGGCAGGACATGCCGCTGACCGAGGCCGCCCAGACCGTGCAGGTCTCGGCCTACCCGGACGCCTACGCCCAGTGGGAGCAGCAGGCCGCCGACATCGTCGGCCAGTACTGGAACAGCTGACCCAACTAACGAACGCTGGCCGGCACCCCCAACATCGGGGTGCCGGCCAGCGGCATCTCCGCGGCCCGGGAGATCGTCAACCAACGGTTGACGGTGCCGCTGCGTCAACCTATGGTTGACGCATGACGGAAGACGCAGAGCCGCTGAAGATGAACCACCCGGTACGCCTCGACGAGCTGATCGACGGCATCAAGAAGGTGCACGGCGACGCCCTGGACCAGCTCGCCGGCGCCGTCCTGGTCGCCGACCACCTGGGCGACCTCGCCGACCACCTGGTCGGGCACTTCGTCGACCAGGCTCGCCGGTCGGGTGCGTCCTGGACGGACATCGGCCGCAGCATGGGGGTGAGCAAGCAGGCCGCCCAGAAGCGGTCGGCCGCGAAGGCCGAGACGGCCGCGGCTCTCGACCCGAACGCGGGGTTCGGCCGGTTCACCCCGCGCGCCCGTAACGTGGTGGTGTCCTCTCAGGAGGAGGCGCGGGCCGCCGGCAACGCCGAGATCACGCCGGGGCACGTCGCCCTGGGCCTGCTGGCCGAGCCGGAGGGGCTCGCGGCCGCGCTGATCGTGGCCCGGGGCGTACCCCTGGAGCGGCTGCGGGAGGCGGTCACCGCGACCCTGCCGGCGAAGGCCGAGACGGTGCCGGACCTGATCCCCTACGACGCGCGGGCCAAGAAGGTCCTGGAGCTGACCTTCCGGGAGGCGTTGCGGCTGGGGCACAACTACGTGGGCACCGAGCACATCCTGCTCGCCCTGGTGGAGGAGGAGGGCGGCGACGGCGTGCTCACCGGCCTCGGGCTGGAGAAGGCGGCCCTGGAGCACGCCGTGGAGGGCGCCCTCGCCGAGATCACCCGCAAGCGGGCCTGACCCGCGGCAAGACGCACCGGCACGAAGGCCCGAACCCGCACCAACGCCCGGACCGCGCCGGGCACGCGCCACGGGGGCGCGTGCCCGGCGCGCCGGCGTCAGGCGCCGGGGAAGCCGTAGCGGGCCGCGTGCTCGGGGTCGGCCGGGTCGACCTGCCGGATGCCCGCGTCGGCGAGGCGCTTGTTGACCTCGTCGAGCTGCTCGCGGACGAGCCGGGCCTCCTCCTCGGTGACCCGGCCGCGGTGCGGCTTGCCGGCGTGCTCGATGGTGCCGTAGTCGATCTTCTCGGCGGACCGCCGGGCCTTGGGCGGCTTGACCCGCTCGGCGGTACGCAGCAGTTGCGCCATCGGCACATCGGTCGCCATCGCGTCGAACTCGCTGGCGGTCAGCACCACCCGACGCGGCTCGCCGCCGCCGTGCCGGTCGTGGATCTCCACGACGGCCACGTCGAGCGCCGCGTCGTCGATGCTCTCCACCTCGACCGGGGTGGCGTCGAGTTGCACGGGCCCGGCGACGAGGTCCGGGTGCTCCAGCACGACGACCTTGACCACCTCGTCGTCGGGGCGCAGCACCTGGCCGCTGAAGTCGGAGACGTGGATCGTCTTCTTGCCCATGCGCGGGGTTTCTCCTGTGGTAGGCCGGGATTCGGACCACAAGACGGTACCGGACAGGTGTGCGAAAGCTCGGTGCGGAGCACCCCGGTGTGTCGGGCGTCAGTGGGCGGTGAGGCCACGCCGGGTGGAGGCGCCCGCCGGCAGCGCGTTCAGCGCCGCCCAGGAGAGTGACCGGCGGCGCGCCCCCCGGTAGTCGGCCTGCGCCGGGAACCGCCCGGCGGCCTCCACGGCCTGCCAGCGCTGCTCGGCGTCCTGCTGGTACCGGTCATTCGGCTGATTCGGCATGACCATTACCGTCCCAGAGAAACTTGTACATGTATGGAAATGAATATGACGCGGGATCGATGTCTCCGGTTCCGGCGACCGCCGGTGCTGTTCTGAACCGTCTACCCACCGGGCGGGCGCCTCAACCAACTCACGCACCGGATGCGGCTCGCCGGGCGTACCATGATCACGTGCTCGACCGGCGGTTGTTCCTGCACCTGGCGACCTGGTTGGGGCAGTGGCCGGCGGGTCCCGGACTGCACGTGGTCCGGTCAGGCCGGCGCGCCCGGCCGGCCTGGGACGGGCGGCTGCGCCCGGCCATCGCGGTCGCGTCCCCGGAGTGCGCGCTCCTCTCGGTGCCGCCGGACCGGGCCGCCCTGGTCCGGGACCTGATCCGGGAGCGGCCCGGCGAGACGCTGCTGCCCGCCCTGCCGGCGGCGGTCGGCGCGCCCGACTTCATCACCCACGCGGGACTGTTCCGGTGGAGCACGGCGCCGGCGCCGCTGCCCGACGCCGGCGACTGGGTGCCGCCGACCACCCCCGGGCTGCCGCCCTGGCTGCGGCTGTTCGACCGTGAGGTGCTGGTGGCCCGGGACGACGACGGGGCGTACCTGGCCGGTGCGGCGATCAAGCGGCACGACGCGTACGGGCACGAGTTGGCCGTGGGCACGGCGCCGGCGGCGCGGGGGCGGGGGCTGGCCCGGCGGCTGGTCGCCCAGGCGGCCCGGCGGGTGCTGGACGAGGGGGCCGTGCCGACCTACCTGCACAACCACGACAACCACGCCTCGGCGCGGGTGGCCGAGGCGGCCGGATTCCCGGACCGGGGCTGGACCTCGTACGGCGTGTTCCCGCGCTGAGCAGGGCGGGCGCGGACCGTGGATCCCGGGCCGGATCCACGGTCCGCGGCCCCTTCCCCCCAGGTCCCGACCCTGGTAACGCTAAGTGCCCGCCCCGTGCCGGGCAAGGGGTGAAGGGCTGTTGACCCCTGTCCGGTTGCGGACTTGACCTGGGGTCCAGCCCGACGGGGTGCTCGCGGCGGTCAGTGACGCAGCGTGTGGATCAGGGCGACCACCTGGCGGGTCACGGGACGCAGCCAGGTTTTGAACACGTCCAAGTACACCGACCGGCGTGCGGGCCGGTATGGTCGCGGCGGCGTTGGCGGAGCGAACGGGCGGATCATGGAGATCGGTACGCGGAACGCGGGGGCGGGGCGGCTGGTCCTCAGCCCGGTCGGCGACCTCGACATGGCGGGGGTGCCGGCGTTCGACCGCGCGCTGGACGCCCTGCTGGGCCGGCCCGACCTGCTGGAGATCGTGGTGGACCTCGCCGGTGTCGACTTCCTCGACTCGACCGGGGTGGCCGCCCTGCTGCGCGGCGCCGCGGAGACGGTCGGCCGGGGCGCGACCCTCCGGGTGACCGACCCGCAGCCGCTGGTGGCCCGGGTGCTGCGGATCACCGCCGTCGACGTCCTGCTCGGCTGGCCGGGCGGACGCGACGACGACGGCTCCGCCGTGGAGTCCGGCTGGCGTCGCCTGCGCTGACCGGCCTCAGGGCTCCGTCCGAGCCGCCGCAGCGCCGGACCACTCCACCAGCACCATGCTGGCGTCATCCCGGGAGGCGGTGCCGCGGTGCGCGGTCACGGCGCGGCTCAGCCGGCGCAGCGTCTCCGCCGCAGGCAGCTCCGAGCCGATGTGCCGCTCGGCGAGATCGGCCAGCCGGGGCAGTCCGAACATCTCCCCGGCCGCGTCGCGGGCCTCGGTCACGCCGTCGGTGTAGAGCAGCAGCCGGTCCTCCGGCTCCAGCCGGGCCTCGCCCGGCTCGCCACCGGGTAGGTTCAGTCCGAGCGGCGGGCGCCGGCCACCGGTCAGGGCCCGCACCGCTCGTCCCCGGCGTAGCAGGACCGGGGCGGGATGGCCGGCGTTGACGTACCGGACCAGGCCGGTGTCGACCTCGACCTCGGCCAGGACGGCGGTCACGAACCGCCCGTCCCGCCACTGGCTCAACAGGGCCGCGTCGACCGCGGCGACCTGCTCGGCGAGCCCGCCGCCGGTGCGCCGGGCGGCCCGCAGGGCGGCGAGCGCCACCGAGGTGGTCAGCGTGGCGGGCAGCCCGTGCCCGACCCCGTCCAGCACCGCCAGCGCGAGCCGGCCGTCGTCCAGCGCGTAGTCGAACGCGTCCCCGCCCACCTCGTAGCAGGGCTCCAGGATCGCGCTGACGGCGACCGTGTCGATGGCGAAGGTGAGCGGCGGGAGCTGTTGCCAGAGCAGCTCGGCGGAGACCGCCATGGGCTCGCTCCGCCGGATGCGGTGCAGGCCGTCCCCGTACGAGATCTTGCTGGTCACCAGGTGCCCGATCAGGCCGGCGATCAGCCGGCAGCCGTCCCGGAGGGCGGGGTCGTCCGGGTCGGCCCCGTCCGGCAGCCGGACCTCCAGCAGGCCCAGCCGGGCGGTGCCGTTGACCACCGGCACCCAGAGCCGGCCGTCCTGCCCGGCCCGCGCCCGGACCTCGGTGTAGGCGCGGCCGGGCAGGCTGGCGTCGATCGGCAGCGGATCCGGCAGCGGTCGACCCGGCTCGGGCAGCGGGCGCAGCGACTCCTGCTCGACGTCCACCACGTAGATCGTGATGGCCACGCCGAGCTCGCGCACCGCCGCGGTCACGGCCGTGGGCAGCGCGTCCGGGGGCACCCGGTGGGACCGGGCGACCAGGTCGGCCAGCGCCCGGTGCCAGGGGTCGGTTGCGCTCATCCGGACCCTGTACCCCGAATACCGGCCGGGCAGACCTCAGCCGGCCAGGCCGAGCACCTGCGCCGCCGCGCGGCCGTTGGCGTGGCTGGCGCCGTACGTGGTGACGAAGGCCCGCGCGCCGGTCGGGCGCCAGGCGCCGGGCCAGCCCATCTCGACCACGGTCACCGGGTGCGTGGCGGCCAGCGCGTCGACCAGCTCCCGCGCCCCGGGCAGCCGGTGCAGGTGCCGGCCGACCAGCACGATGGGCCGCTCCCCGGCGAGTCGGCGCAGCTCGGCCGGGTCGGTCTCACCGGCGACCGCGCGGACGACCTCCGCGCCGGCCAGGTGCGGGCCGAGTCCCCACGGCACCCGCCCCTCGGCGATGGTGGAGGCGGCGTGCACCTGCACCACCAGCGGCGCGGTCAGGCCGGTGACGTCGCCCTCGACGCGTACCGCCCGCAGGGCGGCGGCGTAGCCGAGGCCGTCCGGGGTCCCGGTCGCGGAGGCGGCCGCACCGGTCGAGGCGGCCAGCTCGGCGGCCCGGCCGGCGGCCTCCTCGACCCGGGCCCGGTCCAGCCGGCCGTCGGTGAGCGCCGCGACGATCTCCTCAGCGACGTGCTCCACCAGGTCGGCGTCGACCTTGGCGCCGATGCAGAGCAGGTCCGCCCCGGCGGCCAGGGCGCGGACCGCGGCCGGTCCGACCCCGCCCGCGGCCGACGCCGCGCCCTTCATCTCCAGCGCGTCGGTGATCACCGCGCCGCTGAAGCCGTACTCGGTGCGCAGCAGGTCGACCAGGACGGCCCGGCTGAAGGTGGCCGGACCGTCGCCGGTCAGCGCGGGCACCCGGATGTGCGCGGTCATGACGGCGCGTACACCGGCGTCGACCACGGCGGCGAACGGTGGCAGGTCACGCTGGCGCAGCACGGCCGGTGGCACGTCGACGGTGGGCAGCTCGTAGTGGGAATCGGCGACCGTGGCGCCGTGGCCGGGGAAGTGCTTGGCGCAGGCGGCCACCCCGGCGGACTGGAGGCCGACGACCGCGGCGGCCGAGTGGACGGCCACCCGGACCGGGTCGGCGCCGAACGAGCGGGTGCCGATCACGGGGTTCTCGTCGGCGGTGTTCACGTCCACGGTCGGGGCGAGGTCGAGGTTGATGCCGAGGGCGGCCAGCTCCGCGCCGATCGCCGCGTACACCTGGCGGGTCAGGGTCGGGTCGTCGACCGCGCCGAGGGCGGCGTTGCCCGGGTACGGGCTGCCGGTCGCGTGGGCGAGCCGGGTGACGTCCCCGCCCTCCTCGTCGATCGCGACGAGGACGTCCGGGCGGCCGGCGCGCAGCGCCGCGGTGGTCGCCGCCATTTGGGCCGGGTCGTGGACGTTGGTGCCGAACAGGGTGTGCCCGGCGAGACCCTCGGCGAGCAGGTCGACCGCCCAGTCGGGCGGGACCGGGCCGGGGTACGCCGCGAGCAACGTGCCCAGCGCGAGCCGGCGGAGTCCTGGATCCAACCCCACGAGTATCCCCTTTCCCTGCCGGGTCGTCCGACGGCCCCGGATCGGGGTGGCCGATACGCTAACGGACACCCCTCGGCAGGCGTTTTGTGGTTAGCAAACTTTACTGAAAATAAAGGACGTGGCATGAGTGCGACCCGGCTGCCCGGCACCCCCCGACTGTTGCGGGCGCTCAACGACCGTGCGGCGCTGGAGCTGCTGCTCGAGCAGGGGCCGCTGACCCGGGCGCGGATCGGCGAGCTGACCGGGCTCTCCAAGGTCACGGCGTCCCAGCTGGTCGAACGGCTGGAGGAGCGCGGCCTGGTCGCCCGGGTCGGCGAGCAGGCCGGCGGGCGGGGCCCGAACGCCCAGCTCTACGCGGTCCGCCCGGGCAGCGCGTACGTGGTCGGTGTGGACGTCGGCGCCGAGCGGGTGGTGGCCGCCTGCGCCGACATCACCGGTGCGGTGGTCGGCCGGGTCGAGCAGTCCACGAAGGACACCGACGACCCGGTCGGTGTGGTGCACAACGCCGTGGTCCAGGCCGTCGGCAGCGCGGGCGCCGAGCTGTCCAGCGTGCGGCGGATCGTGCTCGGCACCCCCGGCCTGGTCGACCCGGGCACCGGCGACATCACCTTCGCGTTCAACCTGCCGCGCTGGCACCGCGGCCTGCTCGCGGCGCTCCGGGAGGACCTGCACACCCCCGTGGTCTTCGAGAACGACGTGAACCTGGCCGCCGTGGCCGAGGCGCAGTCCGGTGCGGCGCAGGGCACGGCGGACTTCGTGCTCGTCTGGCTGGACGCCGGTGTGGGTCTGGCGATCATGCTGGGCGGGCGGCTGCACCACGGCAGCAGCGGGGCGGCCGGCGAGATCGGCTACCTGCCGGTGCCCGGCGTGCCCATCCCGCGCGACGTGTCGAAGCGTGCCAAGCCGGCGTTCCAGCAGCTCGCCGGGGCCGACGCGGTCCGCGCGGTGGCCGCGGAGCACGGCTTCGCGGCGGACGGCGCGGCCGACGCGGTGCGCGCCGCGATCGCCGCCGGCCCGGCCGGCGGCCCGATGCTGGACGAGCTGGCGCGCCGCCTGGCACTCGGGGTGGCGAGCACCTGCGTGGTGCTCGACCCGCCGCTCGTCGTGCTGGCCGGCGAGGTGGGGCGGGCCGGCGGCGCGGCGCTGGCCGAGCGGGTGCAGCACGAGGTCGCCGCGATCACGCTGGTCCGGCCGCGGGTGGTCAGCACCGGGCTGACCGAGGAGCCGATCCTGCGCGGCGCGCTGCGCACCGCCCTGGACGCCGTGCGCGACGAGGTGTTCGGCTCGACGGTCGGCTGACCGCCGGCCCGTCGTCGCCCCGGCCGCCATGTGAAGGAATTCTTCACGAGGCGGTGGAACTCTGCAAGGAGTTGCCGGTGCGGCCCTCGGCCCCGGGCCGCACCGGCGCCCCTCAGATCAGGTCGCGGCGGCGGAACGCCGTGAAGGCCCCCACCACGAGGGCGGCGGTCAGGGCCAGCAGGACCACCAGGCCCGGTGCCCAGCCCAGCGAGTAGTAACCGTCGCAGAAGCCCGCGATGTCGCCGGAGCAGGCGTCGTTGTCCCAGAACCGGGCCTCGCCGCTGAGCCAGGCGGCCAGATAGCTGGAGAGCATGAACCGGTCCGGGCGGGTCACCGAGAGGATCTGGAACACCAGCCGCGCGCCCAGCTCCCACACCACCAGGTAGGCGGCCACCGTGCCGAGCGCCGCCGACGTGTGCCGGCCGAGCGTGGCCAGAGCGAAGCCGAGCGCCGCGGCGAGCAGCACCAGCACCAGCCCCCGCACCCAGACGGCCGCGAGCGACGACCAGAACCCGCCGCCCATCCGGCCGGTCAGCCCGGACGCCTCGCCGATCAGCCAGAACACCCCGAGGTAGACCACCGACGCCAGCGCGGACAGCCCGAGCAGCCCGCCGAGCAGCGTGCCCAGCTTGGCGCCGAGGACCGCGAACCGGCGCGGCCGCCAGAGCAGCAGGTTGACCACGCCGCCCGAGTTCAGGTCGGCGCCGATGTAGGAGGCGCCGACCAGGAACCCGAACATGGCCAGGAACGCGACCAGGAAGTAGAGCAGCGGCTCGGCCTCGTTGGCGAAGACGAACACCCCGCTGAGGTAGTCCGAGGCGCTGGGCAGCTTCTCCATGAGGGCCGGGTCGATCTGCGCGCAGTCCCGCGGCAGGTAGTCGTTCTCGTCCGGCGTCACGGTGCCCGCCTTGATGCGCAGGCAGCGGTCGTGCGCCAGCTCCATGTTGCGCACCTCCTCGGCGGCCTGCGCCTGGGCCCGGCTTAGCTCCACCGGCGTGGGCCGGTGCGAGCCGGCCAGCGTGGTCGCCACGGTCAGTGCGAAGGCCACCGCCAGCAGCAGCACCATGAGCTGCACGAAGCGGCGGGCGGCCAGCCGCTCCAGCTCGGCACGGACCAGGTTCACGCGCCCACCTCCCGGCTCTCGCGGACGTCCAGGTCGATCACACCGTCGCTCGGCGGGGCACCGTCCACCTGGCGGGGCAGCGCCGGCACCGGGTGGTCGCCGGTCAGCTCCAGGAAGACGCTCTCCAGATCCGGCCGGAGCGGGATCAGCTCGCGTACCCACAGGCCCTGCTCGCCCAGGGTGCGGCTGATCAGTTCGGGGTCGACCACCCCGGTCACCACGAGGTGGCCGGGACCCGGGGTCACGGCCAGGCCGGCGCGACCGAGCAGCTCCACGGCCCGCTCGGGCTCCGCCACCCGGACCTGCCACTGGTGCTGGTCGAAGCCGGCCAACACCTCCGCCACCGGCCCGTACGCGACCCGCCGGCCCCGGCTGATGATCGTCACGTGGTCACAGATGAGCTGGATCTCGGCCAGGATGTGGCTGGAGAGCAGCACGGTCACCCCGGCCGCGGCGAGCGACCGCGTGAGGTCGCGCATCTCCCGGATGCCGGCCGGGTCGAGCCCGTTCGCCGGCTCGTCCAGGATCAGCAGCTGCGGGTCCTTGAGCAGCGCCGACGCGACCGCCAGCCGCTGCTTCATGCCCAGCGAGTAGCCCTTGACCCGCTCGTCGCCCCGGTCCCGCAGGCCCACCTGCTCCAGCACCTCGTCCACCCGGGCGGTGGGCACATTGCCGGCCAGGGCCAGCAGCCGCAGCGTCTTGTGGGCGGTGAAGTTGCCGAAGAACTGCGGGCTCTCCACGATGGCGCCGACCCGCCCGGCCACGTCGGCCAGCCGCTCCGGGGACTCGGCCCCGAGCACCCGCATCCGGCCCGCGTCGGCCCGGACCAGCCCGAGCAGGGCGCGCAGCGTGGTGGTCTTCCCCGAGCCGTTCGGGCCGAGGAAGCCGTGCACCTGGCCGGCCTCGACCAGCAGGTCGAACCCGTCCACCGCGATCCGGCGGCCCTGACGCAGGGTGTGGAACGTCTTGCGGAGACCGGCGATCTCGATGACCGCGCTCATCCGCACGCCTCCCGGCAGCGGTCGGGCATGAGGCGTCCTCCCGGATTGGTGACCAACGACACGGCGCCCCACCCTATGGCGACGACGCCGCCCGTGGGGGGCACCGGGCCGGCTGCGTGGTTGGATGGACCGGTGAAAGGTGACCTGATCCCCGGCGCCACCGGCGCCTCCGCCCCCGCCCCCGTGGACGCGGATCTGGTGGTCAGCCTCGACGGGGTCGGCGTCCGGCGCTCCGGCAGCGCGCTCGTGCAGGACGTCGACTGGCGGGTCGAGCTGGACGAACGCTGGGTGGTGCTCGGCCCGAACGGCGCCGGCAAGACGACCCTACTCAACCTGGCCGCCGGCCGGCTGCACCCGACCACGGGCACGGTGCACGTGCTCGGCGAACGGATCGGCCGCACCGACGTCAACGAGCTGCGGACCCGGATCGGCCTCTCCACCGCCACGCTCGCCGAGCGGATCCCCACCGAGGAGCGGGTCACCGACGTTGTGGTGACCGCGGCCTGGTCGGTGGTGGGGCGCTGGCGGGAGAACTACGACCGCAGCGACGAGGCGCGCGCCCGCGCGTTGCTCGGCCAGCTCGGCATCGCCCACCTCGCGGAGCGCACGTTCGGCACGCTGTCCGAGGGCGAGCGCAAGCGGGTGCAGATCGCCCGCGCCCTGATGACCGACCCGGAGCTGCTGCTGCTCGACGAGCCCGCCGCCGGGCTAGACCTGGGCGGCCGCGAGGACCTGGTGGCCCGCCTCGCCGAGCTGGCGTACGACCCGGACGCCCCGGCCATGGTGCTGGTGACGCACCACGTGGAGGAGATCCCGCCCGGCTTCACCCACGCGCTGCTGCTGCGCGAGGGAGGCGTCGTGGCGCAGGGCCTGCTCGCCGAGACGCTCACCGCCGACAACCTGTCGAAGACGTTCGGCCTGCCGCTGGTCGTCGCGCGCGCCGGCGAGCGCTGGACCGCCCGCGCCGCCTGAGCCCGACGGAGGGTACGCCGTGCAGCAGACCCGGATCGCCGTGGTGGGCAGCGCGAACATGGACCTGGTCGGCACCGCCGCCGCGCTGCCCCGGGCGGGGGGGACCGTGCTCGGCGACGACTTCGTCATGTTGCCCGGTGGCAAGGGCGCCAACCAGGCCGTCGCCGCCGTCCGGGCCGGCGCGTCCTGCGTCTTCCTCGGCGCGATCGGCTCGGACGCCTTCGGAGTGACCCTCCGGGCCCGCATCACCGCGGCCGGCGTCGACACCGGCCACCTCCGGGTCGTGTACGGCGCCTCCGGCGTCGCCCTCGTCATGGTCGGCGGCGCGGGGGAGCACGCCATCCTGGTCACCCCCGGCGCCAACGAGGCGTTCACCGGCCTCACCGAGGACGAGCTGGCCGCCGTACGCGAGGCGGACGTGCTGGTCGCGCAGCTGGAGGTGCCGGTCGAGACGGTGACCGCGGCGGCGCTGGCGGCCCGGTCGGCCGGCACCCGGGTGGTGCTCAACGCGGCGCCGGCCCGGCCGGTGCCGCCGGAGCTGCTGGCCGCGACCGACCTGCTGGTGGTCAACGAGACCGAGGCGCGGGCGCTCACCGGCCGGGGCCGGGACGAGCCGGAGGCGCTGCTGTCGGTGGTGCCCCGGGCGGTGCTCACCCTCGGCGGTGACGGCGCCTGGTACGTCGAGCGCGACCGGCCCGCCGTGCACATCCCCGCCGTGAAGGTCGACGTGGTCGACTCGACGGCGGCCGGCGACGCCTTCACGGCCGCCCTCGCGGTGGCCTGGGGCGAGGGACGCGAACTGGTCGAGGCGGTGCACTGGGCGGCGGCCGCCGGGGCGGCCTGCGTCCGCAAGCTGGGCGCCTCGGTGGCCCTGCCCCGCCGGGTGGAGATCGACGAGCTGTTCAGCCGGCCGGTCTGACCTCAGGCGGCGCCCGCGCGGAATGCCCGCCGGTACGCCGACGGCGACGTCCGCATGGACCGGCCGAAGTGGTGCCGGTAGGTGACCGGGCTGTCGAAGCCCACCGCTCCCGCGATCTCGGCCACCGGCGCATCGGTGGTCTCCAGCAGGGCCAGGCTGGCCCGTACCCGCTGATCGATCAGCCAGCGGATCGGGCTGGTGCCGGTGGCCCGGGCGAAGTGCCGCAGGTAGCTGCGGGTCGACAGGTGGGCCTGCCGGGCCAGCGCCGCCACGGTCAGCGGCTCGGCCAGGTGGCGCACCGCCCAGGCCAGGCTCGCGGCGAT is from Micromonospora terminaliae and encodes:
- a CDS encoding Clp protease N-terminal domain-containing protein; its protein translation is MTEDAEPLKMNHPVRLDELIDGIKKVHGDALDQLAGAVLVADHLGDLADHLVGHFVDQARRSGASWTDIGRSMGVSKQAAQKRSAAKAETAAALDPNAGFGRFTPRARNVVVSSQEEARAAGNAEITPGHVALGLLAEPEGLAAALIVARGVPLERLREAVTATLPAKAETVPDLIPYDARAKKVLELTFREALRLGHNYVGTEHILLALVEEEGGDGVLTGLGLEKAALEHAVEGALAEITRKRA
- a CDS encoding DNA repair protein codes for the protein MPNQPNDRYQQDAEQRWQAVEAAGRFPAQADYRGARRRSLSWAALNALPAGASTRRGLTAH
- a CDS encoding GNAT family N-acetyltransferase, which translates into the protein MLDRRLFLHLATWLGQWPAGPGLHVVRSGRRARPAWDGRLRPAIAVASPECALLSVPPDRAALVRDLIRERPGETLLPALPAAVGAPDFITHAGLFRWSTAPAPLPDAGDWVPPTTPGLPPWLRLFDREVLVARDDDGAYLAGAAIKRHDAYGHELAVGTAPAARGRGLARRLVAQAARRVLDEGAVPTYLHNHDNHASARVAEAAGFPDRGWTSYGVFPR
- a CDS encoding STAS domain-containing protein, with the protein product MEIGTRNAGAGRLVLSPVGDLDMAGVPAFDRALDALLGRPDLLEIVVDLAGVDFLDSTGVAALLRGAAETVGRGATLRVTDPQPLVARVLRITAVDVLLGWPGGRDDDGSAVESGWRRLR
- a CDS encoding PP2C family protein-serine/threonine phosphatase, producing the protein MSATDPWHRALADLVARSHRVPPDALPTAVTAAVRELGVAITIYVVDVEQESLRPLPEPGRPLPDPLPIDASLPGRAYTEVRARAGQDGRLWVPVVNGTARLGLLEVRLPDGADPDDPALRDGCRLIAGLIGHLVTSKISYGDGLHRIRRSEPMAVSAELLWQQLPPLTFAIDTVAVSAILEPCYEVGGDAFDYALDDGRLALAVLDGVGHGLPATLTTSVALAALRAARRTGGGLAEQVAAVDAALLSQWRDGRFVTAVLAEVEVDTGLVRYVNAGHPAPVLLRRGRAVRALTGGRRPPLGLNLPGGEPGEARLEPEDRLLLYTDGVTEARDAAGEMFGLPRLADLAERHIGSELPAAETLRRLSRAVTAHRGTASRDDASMVLVEWSGAAAARTEP
- a CDS encoding glycoside hydrolase family 3 N-terminal domain-containing protein, translating into MGLDPGLRRLALGTLLAAYPGPVPPDWAVDLLAEGLAGHTLFGTNVHDPAQMAATTAALRAGRPDVLVAIDEEGGDVTRLAHATGSPYPGNAALGAVDDPTLTRQVYAAIGAELAALGINLDLAPTVDVNTADENPVIGTRSFGADPVRVAVHSAAAVVGLQSAGVAACAKHFPGHGATVADSHYELPTVDVPPAVLRQRDLPPFAAVVDAGVRAVMTAHIRVPALTGDGPATFSRAVLVDLLRTEYGFSGAVITDALEMKGAASAAGGVGPAAVRALAAGADLLCIGAKVDADLVEHVAEEIVAALTDGRLDRARVEEAAGRAAELAASTGAAASATGTPDGLGYAAALRAVRVEGDVTGLTAPLVVQVHAASTIAEGRVPWGLGPHLAGAEVVRAVAGETDPAELRRLAGERPIVLVGRHLHRLPGARELVDALAATHPVTVVEMGWPGAWRPTGARAFVTTYGASHANGRAAAQVLGLAG
- a CDS encoding ROK family transcriptional regulator, which gives rise to MSATRLPGTPRLLRALNDRAALELLLEQGPLTRARIGELTGLSKVTASQLVERLEERGLVARVGEQAGGRGPNAQLYAVRPGSAYVVGVDVGAERVVAACADITGAVVGRVEQSTKDTDDPVGVVHNAVVQAVGSAGAELSSVRRIVLGTPGLVDPGTGDITFAFNLPRWHRGLLAALREDLHTPVVFENDVNLAAVAEAQSGAAQGTADFVLVWLDAGVGLAIMLGGRLHHGSSGAAGEIGYLPVPGVPIPRDVSKRAKPAFQQLAGADAVRAVAAEHGFAADGAADAVRAAIAAGPAGGPMLDELARRLALGVASTCVVLDPPLVVLAGEVGRAGGAALAERVQHEVAAITLVRPRVVSTGLTEEPILRGALRTALDAVRDEVFGSTVG
- a CDS encoding ABC transporter permease subunit, with the translated sequence MNLVRAELERLAARRFVQLMVLLLAVAFALTVATTLAGSHRPTPVELSRAQAQAAEEVRNMELAHDRCLRIKAGTVTPDENDYLPRDCAQIDPALMEKLPSASDYLSGVFVFANEAEPLLYFLVAFLAMFGFLVGASYIGADLNSGGVVNLLLWRPRRFAVLGAKLGTLLGGLLGLSALASVVYLGVFWLIGEASGLTGRMGGGFWSSLAAVWVRGLVLVLLAAALGFALATLGRHTSAALGTVAAYLVVWELGARLVFQILSVTRPDRFMLSSYLAAWLSGEARFWDNDACSGDIAGFCDGYYSLGWAPGLVVLLALTAALVVGAFTAFRRRDLI
- a CDS encoding ABC transporter ATP-binding protein, which codes for MSAVIEIAGLRKTFHTLRQGRRIAVDGFDLLVEAGQVHGFLGPNGSGKTTTLRALLGLVRADAGRMRVLGAESPERLADVAGRVGAIVESPQFFGNFTAHKTLRLLALAGNVPTARVDEVLEQVGLRDRGDERVKGYSLGMKQRLAVASALLKDPQLLILDEPANGLDPAGIREMRDLTRSLAAAGVTVLLSSHILAEIQLICDHVTIISRGRRVAYGPVAEVLAGFDQHQWQVRVAEPERAVELLGRAGLAVTPGPGHLVVTGVVDPELISRTLGEQGLWVRELIPLRPDLESVFLELTGDHPVPALPRQVDGAPPSDGVIDLDVRESREVGA